One window from the genome of Salvia miltiorrhiza cultivar Shanhuang (shh) chromosome 7, IMPLAD_Smil_shh, whole genome shotgun sequence encodes:
- the LOC130995176 gene encoding ankyrin repeat-containing protein At5g02620-like → MSGEKLYDAILKGDVTRFREVVQQDPYLIESASFACSRNVVHIATLRGQVAMVEEVLNINPQLARYLDSQKSSPLHIAAAQGNVEIAKKLLSVAPEMCWWIDDQGMNPVHIAAMKGHEEVLKEMLQLDLLPAMERLHRGQTVLHLCVKHRQLSTLKVSVEKLGELVYAKDDDGETLLHLAVRSNQLEMVEYLVENNKMKKLTENSMGKTALDILEECAPHKRSEMKRILLSLSNQQKSLVFAYLKMTDMTMVVVVLIATMAFQAAVSPPGGVWQDDTSSHTAGKAVMASTHPKLYKHFVRANTTAFVSSLISIIFVATGAPLREFIFLVVVYYAMWVSVASIGVSYGASLIMTNPAPTKPLAHVVDIVLSLFAAILGSVIAYIGIQQLYLSWKRKKQQQEDLTFPRFIRLFFQDLMNESSELLRNNQSLSGFPRRPDSDTRTGQAA, encoded by the exons ATGAGTGGTGAAAAACTTTATGATGCTATATTGAAAGGGGATGTAACAAGATTTCGAGAAGTGGTTCAACAAGATCCATATCTTATTGAAAGTGCTTCATTTGCATGTTCAAGAAATGTTGTACACATAGCAACACTGCGGGGGCAAGTAGCCATGGTTGAAGAGGTGTTGAACATCAACCCGCAGCTAGCTCGATATTTGGACTCCCAAAAATCATCGCCTCTTCACATTGCAGCAGCGCAAGGGAACGTTGAGATCGCCAAGAAATTGTTATCAGTAGCGCCTGAGATGTGTTGGTGGATTGATGATCAAGGCATGAACCCGGTTCACATTGCAGCCATGAAAGGGCATGAAGAGGTGTTGAAGGAGATGCTTCAACTGGATTTGCTTCCTGCTATGGAGAGACTGCATCGCGGCCAGACTGTGTTGCACTTGTGCGTGAAACATCGTCAGCTTAGCACGTTGAAGGTTTCGGTGGAGAAATTGGGGGAGCTTGTGTATGCAAAGGATGATGATGGCGAGACACTCTTGCATTTGGCTGTTAGGTCCAATCAACTTGAG ATGGTAGAATATTTGGTGGAGAACAATAAAATGAAGAAGCTAACAGAGAATTCCATGGGCAAAACGGCGCTGGATATCTTGGAAGAGTGCGCTCCACACAAAAGATCAGAAATGAAAAGAATCTTACTAAGTTTGTCAAATCAGCAGAAATCGTTGGTATTCGCCTACCTGAAGATGACCGACATGacaatggtggtggtggtgctgaTAGCCACGATGGCGTTCCAGGCGGCCGTCAGCCCCCCCGGCGGGGTGTGGCAGGACGACACGTCATCACACACGGCCGGCAAAGCAGTGATGGCATCTACTCATCCCAAATTATACAAACACTTCGTTCGCGCTAACACCACCGCTTTCGTTTCATCTCTCATCTCAATCATATTTGTCGCCACCGGAGCGCCACTGAGAGAATTTATTTTCCTTGTGGTCGTCTATTACGCGATGTGGGTGTCGGTGGCGTCTATTGGAGTGAGTTATGGAGCTTCCTTAATCATGACCAATCCCGCCCCCACAAAACCACTTGCCCATGTTGTTGACATAGTACTGTCTTTATTCGCTGCCATCCTTGGATCAGTAATCGCCTACATTGGTATACAGCAGCTGTACTTGTCGTGGAAGAGAAAGAAACAGCAGCAGGAAGATCTTACATTCCCGCGTTTTATTCGTCTGTTCTTCCAAGATTTAATGAATGAATCATCGGAACTTCTACGCAATAATCAAAGCTTGTCCGGATTCCCCAGAAGGCCAGATTCAGACACCCGCACCGGACAGGCCGCGTGA
- the LOC130994524 gene encoding ankyrin repeat-containing protein At2g01680-like, producing MAAAEKKLYDAATKGDLATLQQLLRQDPHLLDAVSFPYSRNLLHIAITHGQVRIAEEVLKMNPRLARILDSQKLSPLHIAVEEGRLEMVKRLLSVAPQTCWWRDGHDMNPVHVAAMDGNVEILEELLQQDLFPAMERLGRGQTVLHLCVKHRQLRALKVLTQKLGELVCARDDDGETLLHLAVRCNQLEVSIQTFVLFNVLII from the coding sequence ATGGCCGCTGCAGAGAAGAAACTCTACGATGCTGCAACAAAGGGAGATTTAGCAACACTCCAGCAACTGCTGCGACAAGATCCACACCTTCTCGATGCAGTCTCATTTCCATATTCAAGAAATCTATTACACATAGCAATCACGCACGGACAAGTACGCATCGCGGAAGAGGTGTTGAAGATGAATCCGCGGCTAGCTCGGATCCTAGACTCCCAGAAACTGTCGCCTCTTCACATCGCAGTAGAAGAAGGGAGGCTCGAAATGGTGAAGAGATTGTTATCAGTAGCCCCACAGACGTGCTGGTGGCGAGACGGCCACGATATGAACCCGGTTCACGTTGCGGCCATGGATGGGAATGTGGAGATCTTGGAGGAGCTGCTGCAGCAGGATCTGTTCCCAGCTATGGAGAGGCTGGGGCGCGGGCAGACTGTGCTGCATCTGTGTGTGAAGCATCGGCAGCTGAGGGCGTTGAAGGTGTTGACGCAGAAGTTGGGGGAGCTTGTGTGTGCGAGGGATGATGATGGGGAGACACTGCTGCATTTGGCTGTTAGGTGCAATCAGCTTGAGGTAAGCATCCAgacttttgttttgtttaatgTCTTAATCATTtga
- the LOC130994523 gene encoding putative late blight resistance protein homolog R1B-17, whose amino-acid sequence MAAYGALVSLMHIIDRLEKHPSPPISIHKQQVEPLTEIVTFLQDCLDAYISPVADEHEAYPLEHRIANAVYAAEDVIESQIVLQIDNRSTIRGRMSSFINLFRALCKCVTIEEDFYHDLQQVIEEMNLIKKEAMEIATAADQLQRKVSSTHAASSSTVIKKEAMEIAAVAQLQRKVSSTHAASSSTVKESMMVGFNEVLLQVLDKLAGGQLSRQIIPIMGMGGIGKTTLARHVFQHALVKEHFDICAWTTISQTYNARETLREVLFQASGNSCSDDLSEGELGLKLYQYLWGRRYLVIMDDMWSIEVWDKIRSSFPDCNDGSRIIITTRMSNLTSQLRESYGVGMKFLDEASSWDLFCKTVFGGESVPRELEDIGKDIVANCKGLPLSIATIGGLLAKSKRTREYWVRIKRNLNSIGITNNHEFCLKILRMSYTYLPNYLKPCFLYMGVFEEDHSIRASLMLKKLWVSEGFLKPTSTGKCLETIAEEYLRELVDRNLIIVDKLGLSGNVKFFKIHDLLRDVCLKEVKTERFYRIIQKSPLVLKNKYNIIIDESPPVIDYLHRRFVFQNASKWVIREVLGSLPHARSIICVGEGKSFDMPHNFRLLRTFKSYNGYGHGLHLGDAFQLVNSRHLAIKVDWTSKFPSSINLLWNLSTLIVYGSSPEKYVAMPWERKSRGWKVAPIEIWNVAST is encoded by the coding sequence ATGGCAGCTTATGGAGCTTTGGTTTCTCTTATGCATATCATAGATCGGCTTGAAAAACATCCTTCCCCTCCAATTTCTATCCACAAACAACAAGTTGAACCTCTCACTGAAATTGTTACTTTCTTGCAGGATTGTCTTGATGCTTATATTTCCCCAGTTGCCGATGAGCATGAAGCGTATCCATTGGAGCATCGCATTGCTAATGCAGTTTATGCAGCTGAGGATGTCATCGAATCCCAAATTGTGCTTCAAATTGATAACCGATCCACAATTCGTGGGAGGATGTCCAGTTTTATCAACTTGTTTCGAGCTCTGTGTAAATGCGTAACTATTGAGGAGGACTTCTATCACGATCTACAACAAGTGATAGAAGAAATGAATTTGATCAAGAAGGAAGCCATGGAGATTGCAACCGCAGCTGATCAACTGCAGAGAAAGGTCTCCTCAACTCATGCTGCCTCCTCTTCCACTGTTATCAAGAAGGAAGCCATGGAGATTGCAGCAGTAGCTCAACTGCAGAGGAAGGTCTCCTCAACTCATGCTGCCTCCTCTTCCACTGTGAAGGAAAGCATGATGGTGGGCTTCAACGAGGTGTTACTTCAAGTGCTGGATAAGCTCGCCGGAGGTCAACTCAGTCGCCAAATCATCCCAATTATGGGGATGGGCGGCATTGGTAAGACAACTCTTGCCCGACATGTATTTCAGCATGCGCTTGTTAAAGAGcattttgatatttgtgcttggACTACAATTTCTCAGACTTATAATGCGAGAGAAACACTTAGAGAAGTTCTTTTCCAAGCAAGTGGAAATTCATGTAGTGATGATCTGAGTGAGGGCGAATTGGGATTAAAACTATACCAGTATTTATGGGGTAGGAGGTATCTCGTAAttatggatgatatgtggagtataGAGGTGTGGGACAAGATCAGGTCTTCCTTTCCTGATTGCAATGATGGGAGTCGAATTATTATAACAACTAGGATGTCAAACTTGACTTCGCAGTTGAGAGAGTCTTATGGCGTTGGTATGAAATTTCTAGATGAGGCTAGTAGTTGGGATTTGTTCTGTAAGACTGTGTTTGGGGGAGAAAGTGTTCCTCGAGAGTTGGAGGATATTGGAAAGGATATTGTAGCAAATTGTAAAGGTCTTCCTTTATCAATTGCTACAATTGGAGGCCTTTTGGCGAAATCTAAGCGCACTAGAGAATATTGGGTCCGTATAAAGcgaaatttaaattcaattggGATTACGAATAATCATGAATTTTGCTTGAAAATATTGAGAATGAGCTATACGTATCTACCCAACTATTTGAAGCCATGTTTTTTGTATATGGGTGTTTTTGAGGAAGATCATTCAATTCGTGCGTCATTAATGCTGAAGAAGCTATGGGTTTCAGAAGGATTCTTGAAACCGACGAGTACTGGCAAATGCTTGGAAACAATAGCAGAAGAGTACTTGAGGGAGTTGGTGGATAGAAATCTCATAATAGTTGATAAGTTGGGGCTTAGTGGAAATGTAAAGTTTTTTAAGATTCATGATTTGTTGAGGGACGTGTGCTTGAAAGAAGTTAAAACAGAGAGGTTTTATCGTATCATACAAAAGTCTCCTTTAGTACTCAAAAATAAGTATAATATTATCATAGATGAGTCTCCTCCAGTCATAGATTACCTACATCGTCGGTTTGTTTTTCAAAATGCTAGTAAATGGGTAATAAGGGAAGTCTTAGGATCTTTGCCACATGCTCGTTCTATAATATGTGTTGGGGAGGGGAAAAGTTTTGATATGCCTCACAATTTCAGATTGTTGAGAACATTCAAATCATATAATGGATATGGACATGGTTTACATTTAGGCGATGCTTTCCAATTGGTGAACTCACGGCACCTTGCTATTAAAGTTGATTGGACATCCAAATTCCCGTCTTCAATCAATTTGCTTTGGAATCTGTCCACGTTAATAGTTTACGGGTCTTCACCCGAAAAGTATGTTGCAATGCCATGGGAACGTAAGTCACGTGGTTGGAAGGTTGCGCCGATTGAGATTTGGAACGTTGCATCAACTTAG
- the LOC130995173 gene encoding late blight resistance protein R1-A-like, with translation MAAYGALVSLMHIIDSIKNHPSPPISFDKQQVKSLTENVTFLQDFLDAYISPVIDDHEEDPLESRIADAVYAAEDVIESQIVVQIDNRSTIRGKKSNFITLIRALCKCATIAEDFYHDLQLVIEEMNLIKKEAMIVAAAAQLQRKVSSTHAASSSTVKEIMMVGFDEVLFQVLDKLTGGQLSRQIIPIMGMGGIGKTTLARHVFEHALVKEHFDICVWITISQTYNVRETLRDVLSQVSGDPDCDLSEGELGLKLYQYLWGRRYLIIMDDMWSIEVWDKIRSFFPNCNDGSRIIVTTRLSNLTSQLGESYGVGMKFLDEANSWDLFTKTVFGGESFPRELEDIGKNIVANCKGLPLSIATIGGLMAKSERSREYWGCIEQNLSSILITNNDEFCLKILRMSYIYLPNYLKPCFLYMGVFEEDRKIRVSMLKKLWVSEGFLKPVSGKCLETIAEDYLKELVDRNLILVDELGFSGNVKFCKIHDLLRDVCLKEVEKERFYHIIEKSLSVIDNEPRRFVFQNAGSWVINEVSISHARSIICDDDGKNFESPHNLRLLRTFKSYDRDTSRSSDAYVGRGFNFLHNAFQLVNSRHLAIRVNWESKFPPSINLLWNLYTLILHYPHPWECDGLLDESGWNDITAPIEIWKLHQLRHLEFVGGELILPDPPSEMVIMENLQTLRGAKNLYLNEDVVKRIPNVKKLHLCYQLEDMEDCLIKSLSELKQMERANCLSYLECLSKLENLSCNIYYGYAEYLQRISFPHSLKKLNLSLFYSDHLELVEILQKIGWLPLLQKLVLYRGTFKTGKWETIEGQFRSLKLLQLDMCGCLENWAMAESSHFPVLRELRLLRLTELQEIPSEVGEIPTLKSIYLEHCSESAVESAAKIVEEQEDLYGDQLDLHVRVLLRKPDERLQNLASPNFEITVSRY, from the coding sequence ATGGCTGCTTATGGAGCTCTGGTTTCTCTTATGCATATCATAGATAGCATAAAAAATCATCCTTCCCCTCCAATTTCTTTCGATAAACAACAAGTTAAATCTCTAACTGAAAATGTTACCTTCTTGCAGGATTTTCTTGATGCTTATATTTCCCCAGTTATCGACGACCATGAGGAGGATCCATTGGAGAGTCGCATTGCTGATGCAGTTTATGCAGCTGAGGATGTCATCGAATCACAAATTGTGGTTCAAATTGATAACCGATCCACAATTCGTGGGAAGAAGTCCAATTTTATAACCTTGATTCGAGCTCTGTGCAAATGCGCAACTATTGCGGAGGACTTCTATCACGATCTACAACTAGTGATAGAAGAAATGAATTTAATCAAGAAGGAAGCCATGATTGTAGCAGCAGCAGCTCAACTGCAGAGAAAGGTCTCCTCAACTCATGCTGCCTCCTCTTCCACTGTGAAGGAAATCATGATGGTGGGCTTCGACGAGGTGTTGTTTCAAGTGCTGGATAAGCTCACCGGAGGCCAACTGAGTCGCCAAATCATCCCAATTATGGGGATGGGCGGCattggtaagaccactcttgcccgACATGTATTTGAGCATGCGCTTGTTAAAGAGCATTTTGATATTTGTGTGTGGATTACAATTTCTCAAACTTATAATGTGAGAGAAACCCTTAGAGATGTTCTTTCCCAAGTAAGTGGGGATCCGGATTGTGATCTGAGTGAGGGCGAATTGGGATTAAAACTATATCAGTATTTATGGGGTAGGAGGTATCTCATAAttatggatgatatgtggagtataGAGGTATGGGACAAGATCAGGTCTTTCTTTCCTAATTGCAACGATGGGAGTCGAATAATAGTAACAACTAGGTTGTCAAACTTGACTTCGCAGTTGGGTGAGTCTTATGGCGTTGGTATGAAATTTCTAGATGAGGCTAATAGTTGGGATTTGTTCACCAAGACCGTGTTTGGGGGAGAAAGTTTTCCTCGTGAGTTGGAGGATATTGGAAAGAATATTGTAGCAAATTGTAAAGGTCTTCCTTTATCAATTGCTACAATTGGAGGTCTTATGGCAAAATCTGAGCGCTCGAGAGAATATTGGGGGTGTATAGAGCAAAATTTAAGCTCTATTCTGATTACCAATAATGATGAATTTTGCTTGAAAATATTAAGGATGAGCTATATCTATCTACCCAACTATTTGAAGCCATGTTTTTTGTATATGGGTGTTTTTGAGGAAGATCGCAAAATTCGTGTCTCAATGCTGAAGAAGCTATGGGTTTCTGAAGGATTTTTAAAACCCGTGAGTGGAAAATGTTTGGAAACAATAGCAGAAGATTACTTGAAGGAGTTGGTAGATAGAAATCTGATTTTAGTTGACGAGTTGGGGTTTAGTGGAAATGTAAAGTTTTGTAAGATCCATGATTTGTTGAGGGACGTGTGCTTGAAAGAAGTTGAAAAGGAGAGGTTTTATCATATCATAGAAAAGTCTCTTTCAGTCATAGATAACGAACCTCGTCGGTTTGTCTTTCAAAATGCTGGAAGTTGGGTAATAAATGAAGTCTCGATATCACATGCTCGTTCTATAATATGTGATGACGATGGGAAAAACTTTGAAAGTCCTCACAATCTTAGATTGTTGAGAACATTCAAATCATATGATAGAGATACAAGTCGATCATCAGATGCTTATGTGGGACGTGGTTTTAATTTCCTACACAATGCTTTTCAATTGGTGAACTCACGACACCTTGCTATTAGAGTTAATTGGGAGTCCAAATTCCCGCCTTCAATCAATTTGCTTTGGAATCTATATACGTTAATACTTCATTACCCTCACCCTTGGGAATGTGATGGTCTTCTTGATGAGAGTGGTTGGAATGATATTACTGCACCGATTGAGATTTGGAAATTGCATCAACTTAGGCATCTCGAGTTTGTGGGAGGAGAATTGATTCTCCCAGATCCTCCGAGTGAGATGGTTATCATGGAGAATCTACAAACGCTCAGAGGAGCAAAGAATTTGTATTTGAATGAGGATGTGGTTAAAAGAATCCCCAATGTCAAGAAATTGCATCTATGTTACCAATTGGAAGATATGGAGGATTGCCTCATCAAGAGTTTGAGTGAACTGAAACAAATGGAGAGAGCAAACTGTTTGAGCTATCTCGAGTGTCTGAGTAAATTGGAAAACTTGTCCTGCAACATCTATTATGGATATGCTGAGTATTTGCAGAGGATTAGTTTCCCACACTCCCTCAAGAAGTTGaacttatctctcttttacTCTGATCATCTGGAGTTGGTAGAGATACTGCAAAAGATAGGGTGGTTGCCCCTTCTTCAGAAGTTAGTATTATATCGCGGTACCTTCAAAACGGGCAAGTGGGAGACTATCGAGGGCCAATTCCGGAGCCTCAAACTACTACAATTGGACATGTGTGGTTGTCTAGAAAATTGGGCGATGGCGGAGAGCTCCCACTTTCCAGTTCTCCGGGAGCTTCGTCTTCTAAGATTAACAGAATTGCAGGAAATCCCTTCAGAAGTTGGAGAGATACCAACGCTGAAATCAATTTATTTGGAACATTGCAGTGAATCAGCGGTAGAGTCAGCTGCAAAGATAGTAGAAGAGCAAGAGGATTTATATGGAGACCAACTAGACCTTCATGTTCGAGTTCTACTTCGAAAACCAGATGAAAGACTGCAGAACTTGGCAAGTCCCAACTTTGAAATTACAGTTAGCCGTTATTAG
- the LOC130995175 gene encoding ankyrin repeat-containing protein At5g02620-like, which yields MQNKKEKRRERERMVGEAAAEKKLYDAATKGDVATFQQLLQQDPHLVESVSFACSRNVVHIATLRGQVAMVEEVLNINPQLARYLDSQKSSPLHIAAAQGNVEIAKKLLSVAPEMCWWIDDQGMNPVHIAAMKGHDEVLKEMLQLDLLPAMERLHRGQTVLHLCVKHRRLSTLKVSVEKLGELVYAKDDDGETLLHLAVRSNQLEMVQYLVENNKMKKLTENSMGKTALDILEECAPHTSTTSEMKRILLNLSNQQKSLLFAQLKMTDMTMVVVVLIATMAFQAVVSPPGGVWQDTTSSHTAGKAVMASTHPKLYKHFVRANTTAFVSSLITIIFVTTGAPLREVLFLGIVYYAMWVSVASIGVSYGASLIMTNPSETKPIGHIVAIVVCLFVAILGSVLAYFGIQELYMSWKRKKQQQEDLTFQRFIGLFFQDLTNESSEYLRNNQSLSGFPRRPDSDTRTGQAA from the exons AtgcaaaacaaaaaagaaaaaagaagagagagagagagaatggttgGAGAAGCAGCAGCCGAAAAGAAACTATACGATGCTGCAACAAAGGGAGATGTGGCAACTTTCCAACAGCTGCTGCAACAAGATCCACACCTTGTTGAAAGTGTTTCATTTGCATGTTCAAGAAATGTTGTACACATAGCAACACTGCGGGGGCAAGTAGCCATGGTTGAAGAGGTGTTGAACATCAACCCGCAGCTAGCTCGATATTTGGACTCCCAAAAATCATCGCCTCTTCACATTGCAGCAGCGCAAGGGAACGTTGAGATCGCCAAGAAATTGTTATCAGTAGCGCCTGAGATGTGTTGGTGGATTGATGATCAAGGCATGAACCCGGTTCACATTGCAGCCATGAAAGGGCATGACGAGGTGTTGAAGGAGATGCTTCAACTGGATTTGCTTCCTGCTATGGAGAGACTGCATCGCGGCCAGACTGTGTTGCACTTGTGCGTGAAACATCGTCGGCTTAGCACGTTGAAGGTTTCGGTGGAGAAATTGGGGGAGCTTGTGTATGCAAAGGATGATGATGGCGAGACACTCTTGCATTTGGCTGTTAGGTCCAATCAACTTGAG ATGGTGCAATATTTGGTGGAGAACAATAAAATGAAGAAGCTAACAGAGAATTCCATGGGCAAAACGGCGCTGGATATCTTGGAAGAGTGCGCTCCACACACAAGTACGACTTCAGAAATGAAAAGAATCTTACTAAATTTGTCAAATCAGCAGAAATCGTTGCTATTCGCCCAGCTGAAGATGACCGACATGacaatggtggtggtggtgctgaTAGCCACGATGGCGTTCCAGGCGGTCGTCAGCCCCCCGGGCGGTGTGTGGCAGGACACCACGTCATCACACACGGCCGGCAAAGCAGTGATGGCATCTACTCATCCCAAATTATACAAACACTTCGTTCGCGCTAACACCACCGCTTTCGTTTCATCTCTCATCACAATCATATTTGTCACCACCGGAGCGCCACTGAGAGAAGTTCTTTTCCTTGGGATCGTCTATTATGCGATGTGGGTGTCGGTGGCGTCTATTGGAGTGAGTTATGGAGCTTCCTTAATCATGACCAATCCCTCCGAGACAAAACCAATTGGCCATATTGTTGCGATTGTAGTGTGTTTATTCGTTGCCATCCTTGGATCAGTATTAGCCTACTTTGGTATACAGGAGCTGTACATGTCGTGGAAGAGAAAGAAACAGCAGCAGGAAGATCTTACATTCCAGCGTTTTATTGGTCTGTTCTTCCAAGATTTAACGAATGAATCATCGGAATATCTACGCAATAATCAAAGCTTGTCCGGATTCCCCAGAAGGCCAGATTCAGACACCCGCACCGGACAGGCCGCGTGA